The window GCAGGAAGCGCGGCAGCAGACGCTGGTCTATCCGGACAACACCATCCTGGTGAGTGAAGAGCTCACGGCGGCCATGCTGGGCGAAGTTCCGGAAGGCAAACTGGTCGGCCTGATTTCGGTACTCGGTTCCGGCAACTCCCACGTGGCGATCCTGGCGCGTGCCATGGGTATTCCCACCGTCATGGGTGTGGTTGATCTGCCTTATTCCAAGGTCGATGGCATCGAACTGATTGTCGACGGCTACCACGGCGAAGTCTTCACCAACCCCAGCGACGCCATGCGCAAGCAGTTCGCCAAGGTCGTCGAGGAAGAGCGTCAGCTGTCCCAAGGCCTGGACGCGCTGCGCGAGCTGCCTTGTGTGACGCTGGATGGCCATCGCATGCCGTTGTGGGTCAACACCGGCCTGCTGGCTGATGTGGCGCGTGCCCAGCAGCGTGGCGCTGAAGGTGTTGGTCTGTACCGCACCGAAGTGCCGTTCATGATCCAGCAGCGCTTCCCGAGTGAAAAAGAGCAGTTGGCGATCTATCGCGAGCAGTTGGCTGCGTTCCATCCGCTGCCCGTCACCATGCGCAGCCTGGACATCGGTGGCGATAAAGCGCTGTCGTACTTCCCGATCAAGGAAGAAAACCCGTTTCTGGGCTGGCGCGGCATTCGCGTCACCCTCGATCACCCGGAAATTTTCCTGGTGCAGACCCGCGCCATGCTCAAGGCCAGTGAAGGCTTGAACAACCTGCGGATTCTGCTGCCGATGATTTCCAGCACCCACGAAGTGGAAGAGGCGCTGCACCTGATCCACCGCGCCTGGGGTGAAGTGCGCGACGAGGGCACCGATGTGCCGATGCCTCCGGTGGGCGTGATGATCGAAGTCCCGGCGGCGGTGTATCAGACGCGCGATCTGGCACGTCAGGTGGACTTCCTGTCGGTCGGCTCCAACGACTTGACCCAATACCTGCTGGCCGTGGATCGCAACAATCCGCGCGTCGCCGATCTGTACGACTACCTGCACCCGGCGGTGCTGCAAGCCTTGCAGAACGTGGTGCGCGACGCCCATGCCGAAGGCAAACCGGTGAGTATCTGCGGCGAAATGGCCGGTGATCCTGCCGCTGCCGTGCTGTTGATGGCAATGGGCTTCGACAGCCTGTCGATGAACTCCACCAACCTGCCGAAAGTGAAGTGGATGCTGCGCCAGATCCACCTGAGCAAAGCCAAGGAACTGCTCGCCCAATTGATGACCAACGACAACCCGCAAGTGATCAGCAGCTCCCTGCAACTGGCGCTGAAAAACCTTGGGCTGTCACGGATGATCAATCCGGGTTCTGTCAAAGGGCATTAATTCTCGAATTGGAATCCCGTCCTGTGGGGGCGAATTCATTCGCGAAGATATTTGTACAGTCGACAGAGATATATCGAATGTACCGGCCTCTTCGCGAATGAATTCGCTCCCACAGGGGGTGGATTCCGAGCGCGGAATCTCGATTAGAAGTTCAACTCCACTGGGCTGTCTCGGATGATCAATCCGGGTTCTGTCAAAGGGCATTAATTCCCGAATTGGAATCCCGTCCTGTGGGAGCGAATTCATTCGCGAAGACATTTGTACAGTCGACAGAGATATATCGAATGTACCGGCCTCTTCGCGAATGAGTTCGCTCCCATGGGGGGTGGATTCCCGGCACAGAATCGCGTTTATAGATTCAGCTCCACCTCTCCCAATCTCCCGCCATACGGCCCGAAGCTGTGCTCGATCAACTGCCGACTGCCATCGGCATTGACGATCAGCACGGTGCTGGCGCGTGTGCCGTAGGTGGGGCTGGCGATGAAGGCGCTGGACAGCAGCGTCTCGGTTTCCAGGCTGACCCCGGTGTCCGGCAACTCGGCAGTTGGCGCGGTGGTCGGGTCGCTGAGCAGCGCCATGAGCGCCAGCGGGTTCGGAGCGTTCAGTTGAGTGGTCAATGCGGCTTTGGTTTTGCTGACTTTCGGCCAAGGGGTATCGAGCCCGGCGTTGGAGAGCCCGTAGACACCTTCATCAAGCAGGCGAGGCTCTGGAGCTGAACCGTTGAGGTAATACAGCTGCTCACGGTCGCCCACCAGCAGATTGAACCCTCCGTACTCGCTCGATCTGCCCGCCACCTCGGCGAGATAGTCTTCGATCAGCCTATTGCTGGTTAAAAACTGAGCAACCAGCTCGCCTCGGGTGCGACGCCCCAGCGCCAGGTTCGGGTTGCGGATATTGGTCAGCGCCGCAAAGCGCCCGTCTGCGTTGATGCCGAGCCAGGTGCCACCGGCTTCAAGGTCGCGGCCTGCGTAGACCTGCGGGGCATCGGCCCATTGCGCCAATGGCTGGGTGGGGCGTGCATAGAATTCGTCACGATTGGCCGCTACGATCAGCGGCTGGGCATGGGCGGGGCGCCAGGCAAATACGATCAGACACATGCAGTACTCCTTTTTTCAGCCACTCTACCCATCCCCGTGGCGGACATCCATCGCACGCTGCTAGAGCCTGAGGCGCCGCTCCGGTAGTATGCCGGTCTCATTTCCCGGCTCGCGCGCTGTGGCTGTTCAGCGCGGGTTTACGTTCCCTGCTTTAGTCTTCTGGTTCAGTGCTCGCAAGAGTTTCCCTTTTAAGGAGTCGCAATGCTGCCTTACCCGCAGATTGACCCGGTGGCGGTGGCTATCGGCCCGCTGCAAATTCACTGGTACGGTTTGATGTACCTGGTCGGCATCGGCGGCGCATGGCTGCTGGCTTCGCGCCGTCTGAACAGCTTTGATCCGACCTGGACCAAGGAAAAACTCTCCGACATGATTTTCTGGCTGGCCATGGGCGTGATCGTCGGTGGGCGGCTGGGCTATGTGCTGTTCTACGACTTGCCTGCGTACATCGCCAATCCGCTGTTGATCTTCGAGGTCTGGAAAGGCGGCATGGCGTTCCACGGCGGGTTCGTCGGCGTGCTGGTGGCGGCCTGGTTCTTCGCCCGGCGCAACGGCAAGTCGTTCTTTGAACTGATGGACTTCATCGCGCCGCTGGTACCGATTGGCCTGGGGGCCGGTCGTATCGGCAACTTCATCAATGCCGAGCTGTGGGGCAAGCCGACTGACCTGCCGTGGGCCATGGTCTTCCCGCGGTTCAGCGATCCGGCGCAACTGGCTCGTCACCCGTCGCAGCTGTATCAGTTCGCGCTCGAAGGCGTCGCGCTGTTTCTGATCCTGTACTTTTTCTCGCGCAAACCTCGTCCGACCATGGCGGTTTCCGGGATGTTCGCGCTGTTTTACGGGATCTTCCGCTTCATCGTCGAGTTCGTCCGCGTGCCCGATGCACAGCTGGGCTACCTGGCATGGGGTTGGGTCACGATGGGTCAGATCCTCAGCATGCCGATGATCATCGCCGGCGCTGTCCTGATCTGGCTGGCGTACAATCGCGCCCCCGCAGTCAAAACGGTTTAACACCGAAACGCCGGGCGCTGCTGCCCGGCGGTTTCATCGATGCAGGTAATTTATGAAGCAATATCTCGAACTCGTCGCCCACGTCATCAAGAACGGGACGCTGCAGGCCAACCGCACTGGCGTGAAAACCATCAGTTTTCCGGGCGCGATGCTGCGCTACGACCTCAAGGAAGGCTTCCCGGCGATCACCACCCGGCGCATGGCGTTCAAGTCGGCCATTGGCGAGATGGTCGGCTTCCTGCGCGGCGTGAACAACGCTGCCGAGTTTCGCGAGCTGGGCTGCAAGGTCTGGGACCAGAACGCCAACGAAAACGCCCAATGGCTGGATAACCCGTTCCGCAAGGGCGAAGACGACCTGGGCGAAATCTACGGCGTGCAGTGGCGCAAATGGCCGGCCTACAAGCGCATCGACTTGAGCAACCCGCAAGCCATCGAGCGTGCGATCAGCCAGGGGTATCAGCAGATTGCCCAGTCCGAGGAAGACGGCCAGCCTTACGTAGTGCTGTACAAGGCCATCGACCAGATTCGCCAGTGCGTTGACACCATCATCAATGACCCCGGCAGCCGCCGCATCCTGTTCCACGGCTGGAACTGCGCACAGCTGGATGAAATGGCCTTGCCCCCATGCCACCTGCTCTACCAGTTCCACCCGAATCAGGAGACCAAAGAAATCTCCCTGACGCTGTACATCCGCTCCAATGACCTGGGCCTGGGCACGCCGTTCAACCTCACCGAAGGCGCCGCGCTGCTCAGCCTGATCGGCCGCCTGACGGGCTACACGCCGCGCTGGTTCACGTATTTCATCGGCGATGCCCATGTCTATGAGAACCACCTGGACATGCTCAACGAACAGCTCAAGCGCGAGCCGTATCCGATGCCCAAGCTGGTGATCTCCGACCGCGTGCCGGAGTTTGCCAAGACCGGTGTGTATCAGCCGGAGTGGCTGGAGCAGATCGAGCCTTCGGACTTCTCGCTGGAAGGGTATGAACACCACCCGGCGATGACTGCGCCGATGGCGGTTTAAGTCGTCACGGTATTACCGCGTTGTGCACAAACCTGTGGGAGCGAATTCATTCGCGAAGAGGCCCGTACATTCGATAGATATTCATCGTTTGTAATGCCGCTTTCGCGAATGAATTCGCTCCCACAGATCGTTATGCGCCAACCACGAACCCTCAATGCCCATGACTCCTGCCCACATGGGAGTGTTCTACATCAGCGGTCACCACGCTGCCGCTGACTTCCAGCCGATCCAGAATCCCGCAATGATCCGGTGACCCTTCACCGCAGCGTTCGCGCAAGTCCAGTAGCTGTGTCTGCAAGGCTTGCAGGCTGGCGATGCGGTCGTTGACGTGCTGGATGTGCTCATCAATCAGCGCATTGACGCTCACGCACTGATCCTGCGGGCAGTCGCGCAGGTTGAGCAGGCTGCGGATTTCTTCGAGGGTCATGTCCAGGCTGCGACAGTTGCGAATAAACGTCAGCCGTTCGACATGAGCCTGGGTGTACAGCCGATAGTTGCCATCACTGCGCGCCGGAGCCGGTAGCAAGCCTTCGCGCTCGTAATAACGAATGGTTTCCACCTGGGCATCGGTCAGTTTTGCCAGTTCGCCAATCTTCATGGTCGTTGATCCAATTTGAATGCTTGACCCTATAGTGGCTACAGGGTGTTCACTTGGCAACAAGCAAGTCAAAGGACCCGACCATGAACCAAGTCAAACCCGCCGTAGATAAGCACGATCACGACCATTCTCAGCACGATCATGGCAAAGAAGCGCACGATCACGCCGCGCCCGCTCATAGCTGCTGCGGGTCAGAAGCGGCGCCAGCGGTGGTGTCGTTCACAGATGCACCTGCGTCCGGCGCGCAGCTGAGCACGTTCCGTATCGAGCAGATGGATTGCCCTACGGAGCAGACGCTCATCCAAAACAAGCTCGTCAAGCTGGCCGGGGTGCAGAAGCTTGAATTCAATTTGATCAATCGCCTGTTGGGCGTCTGGCATGAGCTGCCGTCCACCGAGCCGATTCGTGATGCCATTGCCTCGCTGGGCATGCAGGCCGAACCGGTCGAAGAGGGCGCAGAGGCCACGCCAGCCCCAGTCGTTAAAAAAGCCTGGTGGCCATTGGCGCTGTCCGGGGTGACGGCGCTGGCAGCGGAAGTTATCCATTTCGCCGCGCTGGCACCGACATGGGTGGTGGCTATCGTGGCGCTGGTTTCCATCCTCAGCGGCGGCTTGGGCACTTACAAGAAGGGCTGGATTGCCCTGAAAAACCTCAACCTGAACATCAACGCCCTGATGAGCATTGCTGTAACCGGTGCGGTGCTGATCGGGCAATGGCCGGAAGCAGCCATGGTGATGTTCCTGTTCACGGTGGCCGAGTTGATCGAGGCCAAGTCCCTGGACCGCGCCCGCAACGCCATCAGCGGCTTGATGCAACTGACTCCCGAGCTTGCCACCGTGCAACAGACCGATGGTCAGTGGCTTGAAATCGACGCCAAAAGCATCGAGTTGGGCGCTATCGTCCGGGTTAAGCCCGGTGAGCGTGTGGCGCTCGACGGGGAAGTGGTCGCCGGTAACTCGACTATCGACCAAGCGCCGATTACGGGCGAAAGTTTGCCCGTGGAAAAAACCATCGGCGATAAAGTGTTCGCAGGCACCATCAATCAGGCGGGCTCGCTGGAATATCGCGTCACCGCCGCGGCCAATAACTCCACTCTGGCGCGGATCATCCATGCCGTTGAAGCGGCTCAGGGTTCACGGGCTCCGACCCAGCGCTTTGTGGACAGCTTTTCGCGCATCTACACGCCGGCGGTGTTCCTCTTCGCGTTGGGCGTTGCGATCATCCCGCCGCTGGTCATGGGCGCGGTGTGGTTCGACTGGATCTATCGCGCCTTGGTATTGCTGGTGGTGGCGTGCCCTTGTGCACTGGTGATTTCCACCCCTGTGACCATCGTCAGCGGCCTGGCAGCAGCAGCCCGCAAAGGCATCTTGATCAAGGGTGGCGTGTACCTGGAAATGGGTCACAAGCTCGATTACCTGGCACTGGACAAGACCGGCACCATTACCCACGGCAAACCGGTGCAGACCGATTACGTGTTGCTTGAGCCCACCGCTGCTGATTTGGCGCCCAACGTGGCAGCGAGTCTGGCCGGGCGCTCCGATCACCCGGTTTCCCAGGCGATTGCCAAAGCGGCTGAGCAAGGCGCAACCGCTCACCAAGTCAGTGCATTTGAAGCGCTGGCGGGTCGCGGTGTGCGGGGCGAGATCAATGGCGAGGTTTACCACCTGGGCAATCACCGGCTGGTGGAAGAGCTGGGCCTGTGTTCGCCACAGCTTGAAGCGCAGCTCGACGCGTTGGAGCAGCAGGGCAAGAGCGTGGTGTTGCTGCTTGATCGTTCCGGCCCATTGGCGTTGTTCGCCGTGGCCGACACCGTCAAGGACACCAGCCGCGAGGCCATTGAGCAACTGCACGAGCTGGGCGTCAAAACCCTGATGCTCACAGGGGACAACCCGCACACCGCCAAGGCCATTGCTGCGCAGGTGGGCATTGATTCAGCTCAAGGCAACCTGATGCCGACTGACAAGCTGGAGGCCATTGAAGCGTTGTACGCCAAAGGTCACCGGGTCGGGATGGTTGGCGACGGTATTAACGACGCACCTGCATTAGCACGTTCGGAGATCGGTTTCGCGATGGCCGCAGCCGGGACCGATACCGCCATCGAAACGGCCGATGTCGCCTTGATGGACGATGATCTGCGCAAGATCCCGGCGTTTATTCGCCTGTCTCGCCGGACATCGACGGTGCTCAAGCAGAACATTTACCTGGCGTTGGTGATCAAGGCGATCTTCCTGGTCATGACCTTCGCGGGCGTAGCGACCATGTGGATGGCGGTGTTTGCCGACATGGGCGTGAGCTTGCTGGTGGTGTTCAATGGGTTGCGGTTGCTTAAGAAATAACCGCGAATCGCTGCGGGACCTGTGGAAGCGAATTCATTCGCGAAGGCATTTGTACAGACGATGAAGATATGGCGAATGTACCGGCCTCTTCGCGAATGAATTCGCTCCCACAGGTCCCGCGTCGTCGCGGGTTCAACGGCCGTATTCAGCCTTGCCCCAACTCATCATCCCCTCCACCAACTCCCTCAACACCACCCGCGTTGGCTCCGCCAGGTCTGGCCGGTAGTGGAACGGCACGAATTCATCCATATAGGTCGCCTGCACCAGTTCCAGCTGCACAGCGTGGATGTGGTTGGCCGGGTCGCCGTAGTGGCGGGTGATGTGGCCACCTTTGAAGCGGCCGTTGAGCACGTGGCTGTAATCGGTGGCGGCTGCGCAGGTGGCTTCCAGACGTTTGGCCAGTTGCTCGTCGCAACTGGCGCCATTGAAGGTGCCGAGGTTGAAGTCCGGCAAACGGCCGTCAAACAGATTCGGGATGTGGCCGCGAATCGAGTGGGCATCAAACAGCAGGGCATAGCCGAACTCGTCCTTTAGCCTGGCCAGCTCCTGTTCCAGCGTCTGGTGGTAGGGCGTCCAGATCTGCTCAAGGTAGCTTGCCCTTTCTTCAGCGCTGGGCGCCTGGCCATCCTTGAACAGCGGCACGCCGTCGAACAGGATCGACGGGAACAGCCCGGTGGTTGCGCCGGCATACAACGGCTTGTCGTCCGACGGGCGATTGAGGTCGATCACGAAGCGCGAATACTCCGCGGCCAGGGTGCTGGCGCCCAGTTCCTCGGCAAAGTCGTACAACTGCGGGATATGCCAGTCGGTATCCGGCAGGCTCAGCGCCTCGTCCACCAGACCAGCCTCAACGGCTGGCGTCAGGCGCAAACCGGCGTGGGGCATGCTGATCAGCAGCGGCACACGACCGCGAGAAAACTTCAGAACGTTGTCCATGAATCTCTCCTGTTAAACACCGCATAGCTAACTGACTGGATGCCGACTTCGTGGGACCGGATTTATCCGGAAGAGGCCGGTACATTCACTGCATTTATCGCCTGAGCGACCGCTTTCCCGGATTAATCCGGTCCCACAGGATCGTGTCTGACAGGACCCGCGGCATCTTCTTCAAATCACTGACTCAACCCCATGCCGCACGATGCGCTTGTCCAGATCGCCCCCCAGCCAATACGCCAGGTCGGCGGGCCGCTCGATGTTCCAGGCCACGAAATCCGCAACTTTGCCGACCTCCAGCGAGCCATGGCTGTCACCCAGGCCAAGAGCTTTGGCGGCATGGATCGTCACGCCTGCCAACGCTTCTTCGGGCGTCATGCGGAACAGCGTGCAGGCCATGTTCAGCATCAGGCGCAACGACAGCGCAGGCGACGTGCCGGGGTTGAGGTCGCTGGCGATGGCGATGTCCACGCCGTGTTTGCGTAGCGCGTCCATGGGAGGCAACTGGGTTTCACGCAGGAAGTAATAAGCGCCGGGCAGCAGGACAGCCACGGTTCCCGCCGCGCCCATGGCAATGGCGTCCGCCTCGGTCATGAATTCCAGATGATCCGCCGACAGCGCCTGATAGCGCGCCGCCAGGCTTGAACCCGCCAGTGGCGACAGCTGTTCGGCGTGCAGTTTCACCGGCAGGCCCAACTGCCCGGCGGTGATGAACACCTGTTCGACCTGCGCCGGAGAAAACGCCAGGTACTCGCAGAAGGCATCCACCGCATCCACTAGGCCTTCTGCGGCCAGAGCGGGCAGCATTTCGCTACAGATGTGGTTGATGTAATCGTCGGCACGGTCGGCGTATTCCGGCGGCAACGCATGGGCCGCGAGGCAGGTGCTGCGCACGGTCACCGGCAGCGTATTGCCCAGACGGCGGATGACCCGCAGCAATTTGCGCTCGCTGGCCAGGTCCAGCCCGTAGCCGGATTTCATCTCCACCGTGGTCACGCCCTCCTTGAGCAGATGGCGCAAACGGCGTTCAGCGCTTTCGTACAGCTCATCTTCGCTGGCCGCGCGAGTGGCGCGCACAGTGCTGGCAATGCCGCCGCCCGCCGCTGCGATGTCGGCATAACTCACCCCTTGCAGGCGCTGCTCGAATTCGCCGCTGCGATTGCCGCCAAACACGGTGTGGGTGTGGCAATCGATCAGGCCCGGCGTCACCCAGGCGCCGTTAAGGTCGATGACGCTTTCATAGGTCGACTCGACAAGCTCAGCCTGCGGCCCGATCCATTCAATCAACGCTCCAGAGGTCACGATGGCGGCATCCTCGATGATCGAGTACTTGCCTTGCGCCATGCTCGCGACGTGACAGTGTTTCCAGAGCGTTTTCATTGCAGTCTCCGCGTTACCGATGAGTGATGGAGGTGTTATCCGGGCGCTTTGGCGTGCCCGGTTTGACCCATAAATAGTAGGCCGCGACCAGCAACACCACCCAGACCGCGCCGACGATCAACGCCATGCGGTTGTCCGGGAAGTAGCCCAGTACGCCAAAGATAAACAGCATGAAGACGATGGCGGCCGCAGGCGCGTAAGGCCAGAACGGCACCGGGAATTTCAGTTGAGCGGCTTCTTCGCGGCTCATCTGACGACGCATGGCAACTTGCGTCAGCAGGATCATCAACCACACCCAGACCGTGGCGAAGGTCGCGATGGACGCAATCAGCAGGAACACGTTTTCCGGGATTTTGTAGTTCAGCCACACGCCGCCCAGCAGCGCGACGCCCATCACCAGCACTGTCATCCACGGCACGCCGTGTTTGGACAGCTTCGAAAAGGCAGCGGGTGCCTGACCCTGTTGGGCCAGACCATACATGATCCGGCCAGCGCCGAACACGTCGCTGTTGATCGCCGACACCGCAGCGGAAATCACCACGATGTTGAGCAATGCAGCGGCCCACGGGAAACCGAGGCTGGCGAAGATTTGCACGAACGGGCTGTTTTCCTTGCTGATCTGCGTCCAGGGGAACAGCGCCATGAGCACGAACAGTGTCAGCACGTAGAACAGCAGAATCCGCAGCGGCACCGAATTGATTGCCTGAGGGATGGTGCGTTGTGGGTCTTTGGCTTCGCCGGCCGTGATACCGATGATTTCGATGCCGCCAAAGGCAAACATCACCACCGCGAAGCAGGCCATCAGACCACCGATGCCGTTGGGCAGGAAGCCGCCGTGTGCCCATAGATTGCTGATCCCGGACACTGTTTCGCCGCTGCCGGAGAGGTTTACGCCGAACAGCAACAGGCCGATACCGGCGACGATCATGGCCACGATGGCGCTGACTTTGAGCAGCGACAGCCAGAATTCGGTCTCGCCAAAGACTTTGACGTTGCACAGGTTCAGCGCGCCGATCAGAAACACGATGCCCAGCACCCAGATCCAGCGCGGCACGTCCGGGAACCAGAAGCCCATGTAGATGCCGAACGCGGTCACGTCTGCGATGCAGACAATGATCATTTCAAAGGCGTAGGTCCAGCCCAGCACGAAGCCCGCCATGGGGCCCAGGTAAGTGCTGGCGTATTCGCCGAACGAACCGGAGACCGGGTTATGCACAGCCATTTCGCCCAGGGCGCGCATGACCATGAACACCGCCGCCCCGCCGATCAGGTAGGCAAG of the Paucimonas lemoignei genome contains:
- the ptsI_1 gene encoding PTS system subunit I, producing the protein MLNTLRKIVQEVNSAKDLKAALGIIVLRVKEAMGSQVCSVYLLDPESNRFVLMATEGLNKRSIGKVSMAPNEGLVGLVGTREEPLNLENAADHPRYRYFAETGEERYASFLGAPIIHHRRVVGVLVIQQKERRQFDEGEEAFLVTMSAQLAGVIAHAEATGSIRGLGRQGKGIQEAKFVGVAGSPGAAVGVAVVMLPPADLEVVPDKTVSDIKAELALFQTALEGVRSDMRALSAKLANQLRPEERALFDVYLMMLDDASLGSEVTNVIKTGQWAQGALRSVVNEHVKRFELMDDAYLRERASDVKDLGRRLLAYLQEARQQTLVYPDNTILVSEELTAAMLGEVPEGKLVGLISVLGSGNSHVAILARAMGIPTVMGVVDLPYSKVDGIELIVDGYHGEVFTNPSDAMRKQFAKVVEEERQLSQGLDALRELPCVTLDGHRMPLWVNTGLLADVARAQQRGAEGVGLYRTEVPFMIQQRFPSEKEQLAIYREQLAAFHPLPVTMRSLDIGGDKALSYFPIKEENPFLGWRGIRVTLDHPEIFLVQTRAMLKASEGLNNLRILLPMISSTHEVEEALHLIHRAWGEVRDEGTDVPMPPVGVMIEVPAAVYQTRDLARQVDFLSVGSNDLTQYLLAVDRNNPRVADLYDYLHPAVLQALQNVVRDAHAEGKPVSICGEMAGDPAAAVLLMAMGFDSLSMNSTNLPKVKWMLRQIHLSKAKELLAQLMTNDNPQVISSSLQLALKNLGLSRMINPGSVKGH
- a CDS encoding Uncharacterized conserved protein codes for the protein MCLIVFAWRPAHAQPLIVAANRDEFYARPTQPLAQWADAPQVYAGRDLEAGGTWLGINADGRFAALTNIRNPNLALGRRTRGELVAQFLTSNRLIEDYLAEVAGRSSEYGGFNLLVGDREQLYYLNGSAPEPRLLDEGVYGLSNAGLDTPWPKVSKTKAALTTQLNAPNPLALMALLSDPTTAPTAELPDTGVSLETETLLSSAFIASPTYGTRASTVLIVNADGSRQLIEHSFGPYGGRLGEVELNL
- the lgt gene encoding prolipoprotein diacylglyceryl transferase, which gives rise to MLPYPQIDPVAVAIGPLQIHWYGLMYLVGIGGAWLLASRRLNSFDPTWTKEKLSDMIFWLAMGVIVGGRLGYVLFYDLPAYIANPLLIFEVWKGGMAFHGGFVGVLVAAWFFARRNGKSFFELMDFIAPLVPIGLGAGRIGNFINAELWGKPTDLPWAMVFPRFSDPAQLARHPSQLYQFALEGVALFLILYFFSRKPRPTMAVSGMFALFYGIFRFIVEFVRVPDAQLGYLAWGWVTMGQILSMPMIIAGAVLIWLAYNRAPAVKTV
- the thyA gene encoding thymidylate synthase, encoding MKQYLELVAHVIKNGTLQANRTGVKTISFPGAMLRYDLKEGFPAITTRRMAFKSAIGEMVGFLRGVNNAAEFRELGCKVWDQNANENAQWLDNPFRKGEDDLGEIYGVQWRKWPAYKRIDLSNPQAIERAISQGYQQIAQSEEDGQPYVVLYKAIDQIRQCVDTIINDPGSRRILFHGWNCAQLDEMALPPCHLLYQFHPNQETKEISLTLYIRSNDLGLGTPFNLTEGAALLSLIGRLTGYTPRWFTYFIGDAHVYENHLDMLNEQLKREPYPMPKLVISDRVPEFAKTGVYQPEWLEQIEPSDFSLEGYEHHPAMTAPMAV
- the zntR_1 gene encoding regulatory protein, MerR, which codes for MKIGELAKLTDAQVETIRYYEREGLLPAPARSDGNYRLYTQAHVERLTFIRNCRSLDMTLEEIRSLLNLRDCPQDQCVSVNALIDEHIQHVNDRIASLQALQTQLLDLRERCGEGSPDHCGILDRLEVSGSVVTADVEHSHVGRSHGH
- the cadA gene encoding cadmium-translocating P-type ATPase — its product is MNQVKPAVDKHDHDHSQHDHGKEAHDHAAPAHSCCGSEAAPAVVSFTDAPASGAQLSTFRIEQMDCPTEQTLIQNKLVKLAGVQKLEFNLINRLLGVWHELPSTEPIRDAIASLGMQAEPVEEGAEATPAPVVKKAWWPLALSGVTALAAEVIHFAALAPTWVVAIVALVSILSGGLGTYKKGWIALKNLNLNINALMSIAVTGAVLIGQWPEAAMVMFLFTVAELIEAKSLDRARNAISGLMQLTPELATVQQTDGQWLEIDAKSIELGAIVRVKPGERVALDGEVVAGNSTIDQAPITGESLPVEKTIGDKVFAGTINQAGSLEYRVTAAANNSTLARIIHAVEAAQGSRAPTQRFVDSFSRIYTPAVFLFALGVAIIPPLVMGAVWFDWIYRALVLLVVACPCALVISTPVTIVSGLAAAARKGILIKGGVYLEMGHKLDYLALDKTGTITHGKPVQTDYVLLEPTAADLAPNVAASLAGRSDHPVSQAIAKAAEQGATAHQVSAFEALAGRGVRGEINGEVYHLGNHRLVEELGLCSPQLEAQLDALEQQGKSVVLLLDRSGPLALFAVADTVKDTSREAIEQLHELGVKTLMLTGDNPHTAKAIAAQVGIDSAQGNLMPTDKLEAIEALYAKGHRVGMVGDGINDAPALARSEIGFAMAAAGTDTAIETADVALMDDDLRKIPAFIRLSRRTSTVLKQNIYLALVIKAIFLVMTFAGVATMWMAVFADMGVSLLVVFNGLRLLKK
- a CDS encoding N-formylglutamate deformylase — its product is MDNVLKFSRGRVPLLISMPHAGLRLTPAVEAGLVDEALSLPDTDWHIPQLYDFAEELGASTLAAEYSRFVIDLNRPSDDKPLYAGATTGLFPSILFDGVPLFKDGQAPSAEERASYLEQIWTPYHQTLEQELARLKDEFGYALLFDAHSIRGHIPNLFDGRLPDFNLGTFNGASCDEQLAKRLEATCAAATDYSHVLNGRFKGGHITRHYGDPANHIHAVQLELVQATYMDEFVPFHYRPDLAEPTRVVLRELVEGMMSWGKAEYGR
- the hutI gene encoding imidazolonepropionase — encoded protein: MKTLWKHCHVASMAQGKYSIIEDAAIVTSGALIEWIGPQAELVESTYESVIDLNGAWVTPGLIDCHTHTVFGGNRSGEFEQRLQGVSYADIAAAGGGIASTVRATRAASEDELYESAERRLRHLLKEGVTTVEMKSGYGLDLASERKLLRVIRRLGNTLPVTVRSTCLAAHALPPEYADRADDYINHICSEMLPALAAEGLVDAVDAFCEYLAFSPAQVEQVFITAGQLGLPVKLHAEQLSPLAGSSLAARYQALSADHLEFMTEADAIAMGAAGTVAVLLPGAYYFLRETQLPPMDALRKHGVDIAIASDLNPGTSPALSLRLMLNMACTLFRMTPEEALAGVTIHAAKALGLGDSHGSLEVGKVADFVAWNIERPADLAYWLGGDLDKRIVRHGVESVI
- the proY gene encoding amino acid permease-associated region, with translation MTSQQGLKRGLSARHIRFMALGSAIGTGLFYGSASAIQMAGPAVLLAYLIGGAAVFMVMRALGEMAVHNPVSGSFGEYASTYLGPMAGFVLGWTYAFEMIIVCIADVTAFGIYMGFWFPDVPRWIWVLGIVFLIGALNLCNVKVFGETEFWLSLLKVSAIVAMIVAGIGLLLFGVNLSGSGETVSGISNLWAHGGFLPNGIGGLMACFAVVMFAFGGIEIIGITAGEAKDPQRTIPQAINSVPLRILLFYVLTLFVLMALFPWTQISKENSPFVQIFASLGFPWAAALLNIVVISAAVSAINSDVFGAGRIMYGLAQQGQAPAAFSKLSKHGVPWMTVLVMGVALLGGVWLNYKIPENVFLLIASIATFATVWVWLMILLTQVAMRRQMSREEAAQLKFPVPFWPYAPAAAIVFMLFIFGVLGYFPDNRMALIVGAVWVVLLVAAYYLWVKPGTPKRPDNTSITHR